From the genome of Mycobacterium kansasii ATCC 12478:
GGCGAGTCCGTCACGAACCCGGACGGCACCGGGGTGCGCGGCAAGGACGGCGTTGCCGCTTTCTACGACACCAACATCGCGGCCAATCAGTTGACGATCACCTGCGAGGAGACATTCCCGTCGAGTTCGCCCAACGAAATCGCCCATATCCTGGTGCTGCGCAGCAGGTTTCCAGGCGGCTTCACCAGCGAGGTCCGTGGCATATTCACCTATCGCGTCGACGACGTGGGGCTGATCACCAACATGCGCGGCTACTGGAACCTCGACATGATGACGTTCGGCAAGGAGGAATAGGCGTATCAGCCGATCCGGCCGATTCCCGTGATGTTGCCTTGCATGATCTTGTTACCCATCAGCACCATGCAGGCCGTTTGAATCGGGTCGCTGAGGATGGTAGCCGATTTCGGTTGCTGCAGAACCACTCTCCCGTTGTCAGGGTCGATGACGGCGAACGCGAAAACATCCAGTGGTGTGGTGTTGTCCAATCCGATCCGGGTGATGGTGTAGATCAGGCCGTCGGCGATGGACAGATGCGGCAATGCGGCGCTGCGAGTTCGACTGTCCCATACCGTGCGGCATCCGGTGGGCTCGACGTCCACCCTGGTCATCCCGCCGACGAACGGCGCTGTCGGCGGCACTGCCGGACCGGCGCCCGCCGGGACCGCCGGATAGGGGTAGCCGTAGGTGCTGGCGATGAACATCGAATTCCCGACACCGATGGGAGAGTTCTCGCTGCCGGGGCCGCCTTGGGTCAGCACCGGTTGCTCGCAAAACAGCGTGCCGGTTCCGGATTGGTAGACCAACGCGTGAACCAGCGGATCGGCGTTGTCCACGATGGTCAGGTAGTCGGCACCCGTCGGGCCGAAATAGGTTGGGGTGGAGCCTGTTCCCCAGCTCAGTTGCCCTGGTTTGCGGGCCGGTCCGCGATCGTAGGCTTGACGCCACAGGATCTGCGGGTTGCCCATGCCGTCCAGGTTGAGTTCGTAGAGGGCGAAGGTGGTGGCGACCGCGACGCGATTGCTCGGTGCCGCCGAGATGCTGTTC
Proteins encoded in this window:
- a CDS encoding ketosteroid isomerase family protein, with protein sequence MTQTAQSPALTASQSSWRCVQAHDRQGWLALMADDVVIEDPIGESVTNPDGTGVRGKDGVAAFYDTNIAANQLTITCEETFPSSSPNEIAHILVLRSRFPGGFTSEVRGIFTYRVDDVGLITNMRGYWNLDMMTFGKEE